From the Candidatus Hinthialibacter antarcticus genome, the window CGTTAATTCGCCCGGCAGTTCGTCTATAATCAAAAAAATGCACAACAATTTCTATTGTAAGGAAAGCAATGATGCGTATTGGAATTCTTGGCTTCGGCTTCATGGGAAAAATGCACTTCAACCATTATCAGGAACACCCGGGCGCAACCATAGTTGCGGTTTGCGATGCGGCGATTGATTCAATCAAAAACGCAGACAGCGAAGCAGGTAACCTCGAGGGCGCAGACAAACCTATCGACCTCAGCGAGGTTGAATTATATTCCGATTTTGGCGACATGCTGGCGTCCGCCAAACTCGACGCGGTCTCGATTACGCTGCCGACCTTTATTCATGAAAAATTCACTTGCCAGGCGTTAGAGGCGGGCGTTCATGTGTTATGCGAAAAGCCGATGGGGCTGACCGTTGCCGAATGCGACCGCATGTTGAGTTCAGCAAAGTCTTCAGAAAAAATATTACAAATCGGCCACTGCATCCGCTTCTGGCCGGAATACGCCAAAACCAAAGCGATTATTGATAGCGGCGAATACGGCAAATTGATTGCGCTGTCGATGCGCCGACTGGCTGCGACTCCAACCTGGAGCCATGACAACTGGTTGATGAGCGAACAACGCAGCGGCGGCGTCGCGCTGGACCTGCATATCCATGACACAGACTTCGTTCAATATCTTTTGGGTGCGCCGAAAGCGGTTTCCTGTTACGGCTCACACGCTTCGTCCGGCATCCTGGCGCACCTCTCCACCAGTTATGTGTATGACGACGATGTTTTAGTCACGGCGGAAGGCGGCTGGATGATGAAGCCCGGCTTTGGTTTTGAAATGAGTTTCAACGCCGTACTCGAAAACGCCACCATCGTCTTCGACATCAACCGCGACCCTGCGTTCAAAATCTGCCCGGCGGAAGGCGACCCCATCACGCCGGAATACGACCAGACCGACGCCTACCGCGCACAGATTGATTATTTCATCCATTCGATCAATGGCGAAAAGCAAGATGAAGTGGTGACCGTCGAAAGTTCGCGCCGCGCCGTGCAAATCATCGAAGCGGAACTAAAATCAATCGAGACGGGCGCTCCAGTTGCGTTGGCTTAACAGGCTTGTTTTTTATTACGCTTAAAAAGATAGTTAAATAGGGTTCATCCGGTAAATGAGTACTTACATTGGTGGATGGTCATAATTTTGATTTAGAAACGGGCTCCGGCATATCAAAAAATGACAAACCAATCAGGCATGGGGGGAACTCTGGGAGCGCCTGTGCATAAGGGCTTGAAAGCCCGCACTGAAGCAAGCAGAGTTGTACCCATGCCTGATACAGCGAAAGATCAAGAATTCACGAAAAAGCGTCAACAAAGCGTAAATCAATTAGTGATAAAGTATCCAAATGCCGGAAGAACCTTAAATAGTAACTACATAAACGAAAGCCGCAGGGGATTGGGTGGAGCGGCTTTCGGAGTAACGGCCTGAAAGCCGTACGGAGACAAGCGGAATCCAACCCCGAGGCGGTCTCACGAAACAACAGAATCAGAGGAAATGAACTATGCGAAAATGTTTAGACTGGCCGGTTTCAGTATGCAGTTGGTCGTTTCAACAAGACGTCCAGGACGTTGCGGCAGCATTAAAAAAATTAGACGTCGGCTATATCAACCTCGCCCTTTTGCCCGCGCTTCAAGACAACGGCGCCGAGTATCTTGAGTTCGTCAAGCAACAGGATTGGACCATCAGCGCGACCATGATTAATTTTCCGTGCGAAGATTACTCGAGCCTGGAGAGCATTCAGGCCACCGGCGGCATCGCCTCCGATGAGCATTGGGAAGAAAACCAGAAACTCGCCCAAGGCGCCATTGACCTCACCGCCGAGTTAAATACCGAATACCTGCTGATGCACTTCGGCTTCCTCGACCACACCCAGAAAGAATACGCGCAAAAATTCTATGACCGCACCAAAATTTTGGCGGATTACGCGTCCGAAAAAGGCGTAAAGTTCATCATGGAAACCGGTCAGGAAAGCGCAGAAGACCTCAAGCATTTTCTAGAAGAAATAAACCACCCCGCGCTATACGTCAATTTCGATCCGGCAAATATGATTCTTTATAATAAAGGCGTCCCCGCCGAAGCGATCAAAGTGCTGGCGCCGTGGATCCGCCACGTCCATATCAAAGACGCCACTCTCACCAAGACGCCTGGAACCTGGGGCGAAGAAGTGCCCTGGGGCGACGGCGAAGTCGGCGCGCATAACTTCTTGACAATATTGAATGCGCTCGGCTACAAAGGCGCCGTCGCCATCGAACGCGAAGCAGGCGACGACCGCTTTGGCGACATCAAACTCGCGGCGGAACGCATCAGCGCATTTCAAGTGTAATTCTTTCAAGGAGAGATCAATCATGTCGCGAAAACACAGCATTCTTGCGCCAAACTGGTGGGACTTTACAACGCTGGACGACGACCTATTAGACGAAGCGGCGCGGCTAACGCCGGACGATATGCTGGCGTTGTCGCGCGACGGCTTTCGCGTCGTTTTTTATGATACCCTCGAAGACTTTTACCTCGCCGAAGCGCTCGAATATATCACTGCATGGAAACAAGCAACGGCGGACGACCCGGTCGGCGTTTGCGGCCCCATCGGCCCGACCGAGCAGTTGCCTCTGGTTGCGCGACTGGTGAATGAGTTAGAACTCAACTTGCAGCACGCCCATTTCTGGGGCATGGACGAATGGGTGCTTGACGGCAATTCAGTCAGCGTCGATCACCCGCTTTCGTTTGAAAAAGCCGACCGGGAATTGTGCTTCGACCTCATCAATCCAAAACTCGTAATGCCAGACAAGAACTTACATTTCCCCAAAGCCGATACCATTCAATACGTCCAAAGTTGGAACGGCGTACGCTGTGCGGTGATGCAAGGCGGCCAGGGCGATATTAAACACTGGGCGTTTAATGATCCCGTCAAACGCGCAGGACAATACGCCGACGCGCCGCCCTCGCCAGACGATTACCGCCAACTCTCAACCCGCGTGGTTGACCTGCACCCGGTCACGGTCATGCAAAACGCGCGCACCAGCGGCGGCGGGGTGGTAACTGGCGTCCCCACCCAAGCGGTCACGGTGGGGCCGGTGCAAACCTGGCAGGCGGAGAAAATCTCGATCTGGCAAGCGGGCGCGCATGATAATCCGTTCGGCATGAGACTGACGGCTTTGATGATCGGCAAGCAACTCGCCGACAGCAGCGTCCCCATGTCGCTTTTAGCCGACCACCCCAACGTACAATTCAATTTCTATCGCGGCGGACTGGGGACTTGCGACGTGGAAATGCACTAGGCAAGGCACGGGCGCTCGACATCGCGGCCAATCTGTTGGAGAATAACATGCAACCGTTTATCTTCGACATTGCAGGAGCGCAACCATGAAAACGCAAACCATCAAACGCCGTTCGTTTCTTCAATCGGGCCTGGCGGCGCCGCTGATCGTACAAGCATCAACCCTAGGCTTATCGCGGCATGTATCCGCCAATGACAAAATCCAAGTCGGCTGTATCGGCGTGGGCCCGCGCGGCACGGACGGACTGCGCGATTTACTGCGCAATGACAACTGCACTGTGACTGCGTTGTGCGACGTGAAGAGCAACGTGTTAAAAGAAAAGACCGACCTCGTCAACCAATTTTATGACAACCAGGAATGCAAGCCCTACCATGATTTTCGCGAACTGGTTAAGCGAAAGGACATCGACGCGGTGTTGGTCGCGACCTGCGACCATTGGCACGTTTTGACCTCTCTCGCCGCCGTGCGGTCGGGCAAAGATGTGTATATGGAAAAACCGATGGGGCTTTCGCTGGAAGAAGATCAGGTCATGCGCGCCGAAGTGCAAAAACACAAACGCATCTTTCAATTTGGAACGCAACAGCGCTCGGATGCACAGTTTCGACGCGCCTGTGAGATCGTACAAAACGGATTAATCGGCGAGTTAAAAACCATTCGCGTGTGGTCGCCGGGCAGCGCATCGGGCGGCCCGACCCAGACGGCGCCCGTTCCGCAGTGGCTCGATTATGACCGCTGGCTCGGCCCCGCCCCCAAGGTCCCGTATACGGAAAACCGCTGTTCGAATGAATGGTGGTGGTATATATCAGACTATGCGCTTGGCTTTATCGCGGGTTGGGGCATTCACCCGATTGACATCGCGCTGTGGGGCGGCGAAGGCAAATTCACCGGGCCGTGGACAATTGAAGGGACCGGTGAGTTTCCTAGCGAGGGCGTGTGCGACACCGCCATGCACTGGGACATTGACATTCAACTCGGCAGCGGCGTGAAACTCGAGTTCAAAGGCCCACGCATCCCTCAGGACTGGATCGAACGCTATGGCGAGAACGAAGGCCACGGCACCGCGTTTGAAGGCAGCGAAGGCTGGGTGTACGTGCGGCGCGGCAAGATGGTTTGTTCGAGAGAAATCACCGACGCCGACATCAAGACGCCGCTCTATCAAAGCGCCAACCACGTTGGCAACTATCTCGATTGCGTACGGTCGAGAAAACCAACCATCAGCCCGGTCGAGGTTGCGGTGCAAGGCGACGCGCTCTGTCATGTGAGCGACATTGCCATTCGGTTGCAACGAAAACTGACGTTTGATCCATCAACAGAAACATTCATCAACGACGCCGATGCAAACAAACGGCTAAAGCGCCCCATGCGGGCGCCTTGGTCATTGCAGGCCTAAATCAAAGAAGAAATCATGGGAGAAGCAAGAATGAAATTACGCTTTCGTTTTACTTTCGCGATGATTATATCTCTCGTTTTATGCGTGGGCGCCTTTGCCGCTGACGACGAGGGGTGGATTCCACTCTTTAACGGCAAAAACCTCGACGGTTGGACGCCGAAAATAAAAGGCTACGACTTGGGCGACAATTTTGGGAATACCTTTTACGTCGAAGACGGCGTCATCAAAGTAACGTATGAGAAGTACGACAAATTTGACAAGCGCTATGGACACCTGTTTTTTAAGGAACCGTTTTCTAGTTATAAGTTCCGCCTTGAATACCGCTTTGTCGGCGAACAGTGCAACGGCGGCGAAGGCTGGGCGCTGCGCAACAGCGGCATCATGCTGCATTGTCAGGACCCTGCGACAATGACCAAAGATCAGGATTTCCCTGATAGCATCGAAGTGCAACTGCTGGGCGGCAATGGTAAAGACGACCGCTCTACCGCCAATCTTTGTACGCCGGGAACGCAAGTGGTGATGGACGGCAAACTCATCAAACAACATTGCACCAACTCCGCATCCGAAACCTACCACGGCGAACAATGGGTGACTTGCGAGGTTGAGGTGCATGGCTCGGGCAAAATCATCCACAAAGTCAACGGCGAAAAAGTGATGGAATATGAGAAATCGCAAAAAGACGACGGGACGCTAATCGAAGGCGGCTATATTTCCGTGCAATCCGAAAGCCATCCCTGCGAATTTCGGAATATCGAAATCCTGCCGCTCGACAAATAAACGCAACGCATCAGACTGTGCACAGCAATAACGCCCTCGCTTTGAGGGCGTTTGTTTTGGAAGGCCTTTTTCGCTTTCTATAAGGAGCCGGTCATTAATTCGCTGTAGGGGATTGGGTGAAGCCGCTTTCGTAGTCAGCGGCAAAAAGCCGCGACGGAGACAAGCGAAATCCAACCCCGACAGCGAATTCAATAAAACGACAAAACACGAAAGCGCTTACACCCATGAACATTATTGAACGAATGAAAGACATCATTCAAAAAGAAGCGCAGGCGGTCGCGTCGATTCAAGTCAATCACGAATTTGAACGCGCCGTGCTGACGATGAATGAATGTAAGGGTAAAATCCTCACCACCGGAATCGGCAAAGCCGGATATATCGCGCGCAAGTTCGCCGCAACGCTATGCTCCACCTGCACGCCCGCCGCGTTCATCCACCCCGGCGAAGCGGCCCACGGCGACCTTGGCTTAGTCGATCATCAAGACTGCATCATCGCTTTTTCAACGAGCGGCAAATCCAACGAAGTGATTGAGATGCTCGAATTGTCGCGCCATCTCAATTTAAACCACATCATCGGAATCACTTCGCATCCTGATTCGGAGCTACGCAAGGTCAGCGAGATCATTCTCGACATGGGCGTTGTTGAAGAAGCCTGTCCTCTGGGGCTAACGCCAACCACCAGCCTCGCGGTCATGTTGGCGATATCCGACGCGCTGGCGATTGCCCTGATGGAACTGAAAGGCGTCGGCAAGAAAGATTTCGGCCTACGCCATCACGGCGGCTACTTGGGCCGCCGCGCGCGCACCGACAACATTACTTAACGCTATTCTGGCAATTTGTAATCGCGCCACAACCAACGCAATGAATCGGGCAGAATCGCGCCGCCGTGATTGCCGTTATGAGCGCCCTCGCCATAAACGAATTTATAATCGTAATCGCGAAACGCCAATGCCGCCGCCATCTGCTTATTGCCCAGCGGCCAGTTGCCATGCGCGTTGTCGAGGTCGTTGCTGCCGTCTTGAAGGAACACCCGAATCGGCAATTTTTCTTTATGCTTGCGAATCAGCGCTGGGTAGTTGTGCCCGCCGCGAATGTTGGTGAAACTGCCGACGTGGCTCAACACCTTACGAAACTGGTCGGGGCGTTCCCACGCAACAGTAAACGCGCAGATACCGCCGCTGCTGATTCCGCCGATGGCGCGGCCTTCGGGGTCGTCGATAATTTTGTATTGCTTTCGTACTTCGGGCAAAATTTCCTTCAGCAAAAATGTCGCATAATCATCGCTCAACGTGTCATATTCAAAACTTCGGTTTTCGGGTTGCGGCCTCCAACCGGGATGTTCGGGCAGTTCTGTTTTTTTATGCCCGGGATCAATAAACACGCCAATGGTCACCGGCATATCGCCTTTGTGAATTAAATTATCAAAAACAATCTGCGCATGAAAATCACCGCTGTCGTTCAAATAGGCATGACCGTCTTGAAACACCATCAACGCAGCGGGTTTGCTGCCATCGTACTGCGCGGGGACATAGACGTAGTAGCGCCGAATGGTTCCAGGGAACACGTTGCTGTCATTCCATGTATACTCAATCACTTTACCCTGAGGAACGCCCTCCTGCCGCATGGAATCCGGGCCGTATGGATACCGCAGTTCAACCTGCGGCTCCTGCGCACAGACGTTATTCAACATTACTGTAACGACAAAAACGATTGCAATTCGACACTTTAAATTCATGCCTATAATCTCCCGATACGTATTATCAAAGCATGTTGAATGTCTCAATGGATGTTATTTTTTTTTAATCAATACCGTCCAATCTTGAGTTGATTCATTCGGCGGCGTTCCAATCGACTGCTGGCCCGGGCCATTGATTTGGCTGACGGATCCCGTTTGTAATTTTCCGCCCTTGCGTGGATTAAACCATTTGACGCTAAAGGCGCCTTGATGGTCTTTCAGGTCTAAGGTTGTTTCGCCGCCGTTTTTCAAATAGACCACATAGATTTCTCCATCCTGGTAAAAACAGTAATCATCCTCAGCAGCAGTTAATTCATCTGCGCTTGTCATCGTCCAGAATGGAACCTGTTGAGAATCAAAAAATTCCAGCGCATATCGGCACTGGTCCCAGAACAAGTCGCGTGAACGCCAATCCTCGCAGGTCAAGTCAGAATGGGGGTGTTTATAACCGAAATACCATTCGATCCCGGCGCCGCCCGCGAGCATGGTTCCCCACAAAGCGTTTTTGCGGGCATCGTTGTGCTCGGGGTCTTCACCATCCGTAAGTAATGAATGTGAGGCGTCGCCCGGTTCATCGCATGCGACCACCCAGGGCTTACCGGCCTTGGCGGATTTCCGAATCCAATTGAGCACCGCGCCGTGAACCTGGCTAAAGTCTGGTTTGTTGGTTTGAACCGAAGCGCCCGTAAGCGCCGACTGATCACCAAGCAAATCATCAAATGGCTGACCGTTATGAATCACTATATTGTGTTGATACGGGTCGTGGTCGTGAAAATATTGCGCCATTGCGCGTCGTTCTTCTGTGTTTTGGCCTTCGTGGTTGCCCCATTTCCCATTTTCTTCACCCAGGTTCCAGTTCAAAGCGAGGTGATGGCTGAACCGGGCGATCAATTCGCGGTAATACAGTTTCCGTTCGACGCCTAAGGCGCCGCCGTCGAGCAGTTCCTGGTTTTCCGCTTCTTGCGTTTTAAAGTGAAGATACATGCCATTCTGCGTTCCATGCTCAAAAACGATTTCCCACTGATCCATTCTTGAAACATCAATACGCAGCCGTTCGTCATAATCCGTATAAGGAAATACATTTTGATCATCGCCAATGATGTTAAGCGTTAGAAATGAAAAAACATTCATCCCCTCAGAGGCAAGATAGTTAATCGCGCCAATCAATCCTTTTCCCTTGCCGTCTTGCCAACTGGGGTCGCCGTTTTTCCAATCGCGAATGTGAGGCTCCCAGGTTTTGATAAATTGATCTTTCTTACCGTCAGTCTTAAAATCGCCGTCAAAGTCAGCGTAAGAAAGCAGGTTTTCCGGCGCATCCGCGCCGCATTTTAAGAAATAGTCTTTCGTCCCTTCAAACTGAAGATGATGTTTGCCGACATAACTCAAGCGGCCCTTGGAACGAAAGTCGCGCCCGGTTTTATCGCTGGCGGTGATTGTGACAACGCCAGTTTCTCCATCCATAAAGCCTGCGCTTTCACCAGCGTCAGGTTTTTCAGACACGGCAACATTATTTCCCTTACGAAACGAAACGCTGTACGTCCACGGCCCTATTGAATCGGGCGCGAAATGAACCCGCCAGATATTCCCCGATGTTGCGCTCGTGTTCGCGGCGTTTCCATCAGCAGCGAAATAACCGGGGACAACATATTGGGAATCGCCTTTAGAGAAAGTCACATTGAGACGGTAGTCGGTAAACGGGTTCGGATTTGCATTTTCACTGGTCTCGGGGCCTTCAAATGAAATGGTCGCCTTATGCCAGGTTTTTAATTCACCGCTCACTTCGCCGCCAAAAGAAGCGACGCAAACATTCAGACAAATAGATAGAACCATCAATATGACTAAATTCGTTCGTACATTCATTTCTTCTTCCTCCACAAAGTATGAGCATCAATATATCAAACAAAATTGAAAAAATCACCTGTCTATACAAATAACGATCCTGGAAAAGCAGGTAAGAGGATATATTCTCGCCGCCGCCCGGCGTATAATATTGCCCAGTCAGTTCTATTTCACCGAAGGAGAATTTCCCATGAAGAAGTATGCCATTGCCGCACTGGTCCCCTGCCTTTGCTTGTCGTTGTTCGCATTAAACGCGACCGCCTCCCATCCCGACAGCAAAGACTGGCA encodes:
- a CDS encoding Gfo/Idh/MocA family oxidoreductase, which gives rise to MMRIGILGFGFMGKMHFNHYQEHPGATIVAVCDAAIDSIKNADSEAGNLEGADKPIDLSEVELYSDFGDMLASAKLDAVSITLPTFIHEKFTCQALEAGVHVLCEKPMGLTVAECDRMLSSAKSSEKILQIGHCIRFWPEYAKTKAIIDSGEYGKLIALSMRRLAATPTWSHDNWLMSEQRSGGVALDLHIHDTDFVQYLLGAPKAVSCYGSHASSGILAHLSTSYVYDDDVLVTAEGGWMMKPGFGFEMSFNAVLENATIVFDINRDPAFKICPAEGDPITPEYDQTDAYRAQIDYFIHSINGEKQDEVVTVESSRRAVQIIEAELKSIETGAPVALA
- a CDS encoding DUF1080 domain-containing protein; amino-acid sequence: MKLRFRFTFAMIISLVLCVGAFAADDEGWIPLFNGKNLDGWTPKIKGYDLGDNFGNTFYVEDGVIKVTYEKYDKFDKRYGHLFFKEPFSSYKFRLEYRFVGEQCNGGEGWALRNSGIMLHCQDPATMTKDQDFPDSIEVQLLGGNGKDDRSTANLCTPGTQVVMDGKLIKQHCTNSASETYHGEQWVTCEVEVHGSGKIIHKVNGEKVMEYEKSQKDDGTLIEGGYISVQSESHPCEFRNIEILPLDK
- a CDS encoding DUF5060 domain-containing protein; amino-acid sequence: MNVRTNLVILMVLSICLNVCVASFGGEVSGELKTWHKATISFEGPETSENANPNPFTDYRLNVTFSKGDSQYVVPGYFAADGNAANTSATSGNIWRVHFAPDSIGPWTYSVSFRKGNNVAVSEKPDAGESAGFMDGETGVVTITASDKTGRDFRSKGRLSYVGKHHLQFEGTKDYFLKCGADAPENLLSYADFDGDFKTDGKKDQFIKTWEPHIRDWKNGDPSWQDGKGKGLIGAINYLASEGMNVFSFLTLNIIGDDQNVFPYTDYDERLRIDVSRMDQWEIVFEHGTQNGMYLHFKTQEAENQELLDGGALGVERKLYYRELIARFSHHLALNWNLGEENGKWGNHEGQNTEERRAMAQYFHDHDPYQHNIVIHNGQPFDDLLGDQSALTGASVQTNKPDFSQVHGAVLNWIRKSAKAGKPWVVACDEPGDASHSLLTDGEDPEHNDARKNALWGTMLAGGAGIEWYFGYKHPHSDLTCEDWRSRDLFWDQCRYALEFFDSQQVPFWTMTSADELTAAEDDYCFYQDGEIYVVYLKNGGETTLDLKDHQGAFSVKWFNPRKGGKLQTGSVSQINGPGQQSIGTPPNESTQDWTVLIKKK
- a CDS encoding Gfo/Idh/MocA family oxidoreductase, translating into MKTQTIKRRSFLQSGLAAPLIVQASTLGLSRHVSANDKIQVGCIGVGPRGTDGLRDLLRNDNCTVTALCDVKSNVLKEKTDLVNQFYDNQECKPYHDFRELVKRKDIDAVLVATCDHWHVLTSLAAVRSGKDVYMEKPMGLSLEEDQVMRAEVQKHKRIFQFGTQQRSDAQFRRACEIVQNGLIGELKTIRVWSPGSASGGPTQTAPVPQWLDYDRWLGPAPKVPYTENRCSNEWWWYISDYALGFIAGWGIHPIDIALWGGEGKFTGPWTIEGTGEFPSEGVCDTAMHWDIDIQLGSGVKLEFKGPRIPQDWIERYGENEGHGTAFEGSEGWVYVRRGKMVCSREITDADIKTPLYQSANHVGNYLDCVRSRKPTISPVEVAVQGDALCHVSDIAIRLQRKLTFDPSTETFINDADANKRLKRPMRAPWSLQA
- a CDS encoding SIS domain-containing protein, with the protein product MNIIERMKDIIQKEAQAVASIQVNHEFERAVLTMNECKGKILTTGIGKAGYIARKFAATLCSTCTPAAFIHPGEAAHGDLGLVDHQDCIIAFSTSGKSNEVIEMLELSRHLNLNHIIGITSHPDSELRKVSEIILDMGVVEEACPLGLTPTTSLAVMLAISDALAIALMELKGVGKKDFGLRHHGGYLGRRARTDNIT
- a CDS encoding sugar phosphate isomerase/epimerase family protein, producing MRKCLDWPVSVCSWSFQQDVQDVAAALKKLDVGYINLALLPALQDNGAEYLEFVKQQDWTISATMINFPCEDYSSLESIQATGGIASDEHWEENQKLAQGAIDLTAELNTEYLLMHFGFLDHTQKEYAQKFYDRTKILADYASEKGVKFIMETGQESAEDLKHFLEEINHPALYVNFDPANMILYNKGVPAEAIKVLAPWIRHVHIKDATLTKTPGTWGEEVPWGDGEVGAHNFLTILNALGYKGAVAIEREAGDDRFGDIKLAAERISAFQV
- a CDS encoding alpha/beta hydrolase-fold protein → MNLKCRIAIVFVVTVMLNNVCAQEPQVELRYPYGPDSMRQEGVPQGKVIEYTWNDSNVFPGTIRRYYVYVPAQYDGSKPAALMVFQDGHAYLNDSGDFHAQIVFDNLIHKGDMPVTIGVFIDPGHKKTELPEHPGWRPQPENRSFEYDTLSDDYATFLLKEILPEVRKQYKIIDDPEGRAIGGISSGGICAFTVAWERPDQFRKVLSHVGSFTNIRGGHNYPALIRKHKEKLPIRVFLQDGSNDLDNAHGNWPLGNKQMAAALAFRDYDYKFVYGEGAHNGNHGGAILPDSLRWLWRDYKLPE